TTTGTTGCAGTAATTATAAGTACTCTCCAAGCAGCTACGCAAATTAATGAACAAACTTTATCTTTTATACCAAAAATTATTACTGTTTTTATTATTTTATTTTTTTTTGGTCCATGGATGATCGATGTATTAATTCAATATATAAATAGTTTGTTTAAAAGTATAATATATATTATTGCTGAATAAATATATGAATAAATTTATATGCAAAATTCGTACAATTTAATTGTATTAATAAATATAATTTTTTTTCTTTCTATAAGAGTTTTTTTTATTTTTTATAGTATTCCTTTTTTTAATAAATATTTAAATTTATATATTAAAGTTTATTTATCTGTTTTATTAAGTTTTGTTACCGTTTTTTATATTCCATCGTGTAGTTTGTTATTTCCACATCGATCTGGATTAATTGTTTTTTTTGTACAAATTTTTGTAGGTACTTTTTTTGGATTATGTGTAAATTTAATTTTTTCTATTACTCACATTGCAGGAGAAATTTCTGGTTTACAAACTGGTTTATCTTTTTTTAATTTTTTTGATAATACAAATCGTACTAATTTTCCAGTTTTATCGCGTTTTTTCAATATTTTATTTATTTTTATTTTTTTATCATTGAATGGGCATTTTTGGATTATCATGATGCTTGTAAAAAGTTTTTATATATTTCCTTTTGATTGTGAATTTGTTTATTCTCGTATTATACTTTCAGGATTTCAATTATTTGAAGTAGTTTTTTTTAGCGGTATACAAATGATATTTCCTTTTATTTTGATTTTATTATGCATAAATTTAATTATATACTATTTGAATAAAATTTTTCCTCAGGTATTAATATATTCTGTTCTTTTTCCTATAACTTCAATTGTAGTGATTTTATTATTATATCTTTCAATATATTATTTTATTCCTTTCTTAAAAATTTATTGTGATAAAATGTTTGTATTAACTTTTGATTTTATTTAAAAGAGTTTCTTTTGATTGAGAAAGTAATATAGTATAAAAATACTACAGCATTTTTATACTATTTGAATAAAATTTTTTTGAATTTTTCAATATTTCTTGAAAATTATTTTTTTATGATTATGTGAACAAAAATATTTTATTTTATTTTATATTCTTTATATATAGTTCTTTTTTTTGCAATCGGATCATATTTTTTTAGTTCTAATTTTTTTGTTGTATTTCTTTTATTTTTTGTTGTTGTATAATAATGTCCAGTATTTAAAGAGGATATTAATTTTATTTTTTCTCGTATTTTTTTAGCCATTTGAATTCCTTTTGTATTATTTCAATTGTTTTATTTTGTTTTCTTGTAGTACTTTTTCAATACTTTTTTTATTAATTATTCTAATAGCTCTTGTAGATAATTTTAATTTAATAAATTTTTTTTTTTTAGCAATCCAGAATTTATGAGTTTTTAAATTAATGTTAAATTTTCTTCTAGTAGTATTTAAAGAATGTGATTTTTTATTTCCAAAAAGACTTTTTTTTCCAGTAATTTGACATATTTTTGGCATGGTTTATTCCTTGAAAAAAATTTACATAAAATAAATTTTTTTATATAAAATTTTTTACAGCTTTGATATAGATAGAAATAATAAAATATTATTAATTTATTTTTTTTTTAAATTTTAATATAGAAATTTTTATATATTGATTTTTCAATCAATAATATATTAATTATTTTCTGTAATATTTATCGTGTGTTTTGTGAATATCTCTTTACGGATAATAAAATTTCTTTTTTTGCATGTTTTGCATTTTCCCATTTTATAATTTTTGTCCATTTTTCTTTTTCTAGTTTTTTATAACATTCAAAAAAATGTTCTATTTTTTTTAATAAATTTTTTGATAGATCTTTTACTTCTTTAATTTTTTTGTTTTTTTTGCAAACATTATTAGTAGGAACACATATTATTTTATGATCGAATCCAGATTCGTCTTGCATATTCAGCATACCTATCGGTCTGCATTCAATGACAGAATATGGTAGTAAAGGGTAAGAAGTAATTACCAAAGCATCTAAAGGATCTTCGTCAAGAGAGAGTGTTTTATTAATAAATCCATAATTACATGGATAAAACATGGCTGTAGGAATAATTCTATCAACAAAAAGCATATTATTTTTTTTATTTATTTCATATTTTATTGGATAAGAATTAGCTTGTATTTCAATGATTACATATATTTTTTCTGGAATTTTCTTTCCAGATGGTATTTTATTTATATTCATATTATATACTTGTAATTTTTATAAAAATAAAGATTAATTTTTTTTACATTATATGTTTTACATATCATAATAGCAATTTTAGAACTTTTATTTTTTTTTATTTTTTTTTTTTTTTTTTTTTTTTTTTGAATTGTTCATATTGAAGATTTTAATATTTTTGAAAATTTTTATAAAAAAATATGTTACAGGATAAATAAATTATTAATCAAAAATGAAAGGGTAATAAATGTATGAATTAAAAGATATTTTAAAAGATGAACAAACTTTAAAAAAAATTATTTTTCAAGCTCTTTTTGAACTTCAAGGGAAAGTGGATGATTCTCATATATGTATTCAAAAAACTTATAATAATATTATAACAGTAAGAAATGGATTAACAGAATATATAGAGTTTAGTGATGACATTTTTTTTTCTATTACTGTATACTTAAATCATAGGAAAGGAACTGTTACATCAACTGATATTAGTATAAAATCTTTAAAAAGAACTATAAATTCTGCTATTGAAATTGCTAAATTGACTTCACCTGATTATAATTCAGGTCTTCCAAAATTTAATTTATTTTCTTATGAAGCATTAGATCTTGATTTATTTCATCTTTCTATTTTAGATCTAAAAGATGGAGTAAAATTAGCTCGTTTAACTGAAAAATATGCTTTGAACTTTGATAAAAGAATTATTAATACAGAAGGTAGTTGTTTTTCTTCTAGTATAAAAATTACTGCTTTTGGAAATACGAAAGGAATTGTTCAAACATATAAATCTAGTGAATATTCTTTATCTGTTTGTACTATTTCTCAAGAGAGACATTCGAAAAAAAAAGAAAGAGATTATTATTATTCTATTTCAAGAAAGTTCAATGATTTAAAATCTCCGAAATATATAGGGAATAAATGTTCAGAAAGAGCTTTAATGCGTTTAAATTCACATAAAATATCTACTCAAAAATTATCTGTTATTTTTATTTCGGATATATCTTCAGAAATATTTGATTGTTTAGCACAAGCTATTCAAGGAGATAAAGTATATAAAAAATCTACTTTTTTATTAAATAGTTTACAGAAAGTTATCTTTCCAGTTTGGTTAAATATATTTGAAAATCCTCATATAAAGAGAGGTCTTTATTCTGCTCCTTTTGATAATGAAGGAACTTTGACAAAACCACGTTTTATTGTAAAAAATGGAGTTTTACAGACATGGTTGTTAAATTCTTATTCTGCAAGAAAATTAAATTTACAGAATACAGGGCATGCAGGCGGTATTTATAATTGGATTTTTTTACAAAAAAATAATATTGCACTAGAATTTTTGTTACAAAAAATGAATTTTGGATTAGTTATAACAGATTTTATGGGAGATGGATTTAATTTAGTAAACGGAGATTTTTCAAGAGGCGCGTCAGGATATTTGATAGAAAATGGAACTTTTAAACATGCTATTAGTGAAATCACTGTTTCTGGAAATTTAAAAGAAATATATAAAAATATTGTTTGTATGAGTAATGATTATGATAGAAGAAAAAGTATACAATCAGGATCAATTTTAATATCTGAAATAAATATTTCAGGAATGTAGAATAAATTTTGTAATAAAGTTTTTATTTCAGTGGATAATGATTATATAAAATTTATTTCTTTTGAAGTTGACCGATAAGCCGGGTTCTGTTTTAGACAATCATTTATCTTGACTAAATATCACTATTTAGTTCTAGCAGCCTACCCAGGTTTAAGTACGGACAAATACTGTATTTACCTATATTTGGCCTTGCTCAAAGAGGAGTTTACCGAAGCTATAAACTGTTACCAATTTATACGGTGCGCTTTTACCGCACCTTTTCACCCTTTCCGTTTATTAAATAATATTTAAAATAAACAAAAATATTTAATATTTTGGTGGTTATTTTCTGTGGCACTTTTCGTAGATTGACATCTCCCAGATGTTATCTGGCTCTTTTGTCCTATAGAGCCCGGACTTTCCTCTCTTTTTATTTTTTTAATATTCTAAAAAAGAGCGATTGTCTGGTCAACTTCATTTTAAATATTATAATAATTTTTTATTTTTGTCATTATTTTGTTTTTTTAACAGGTATTTATATAAAGAATTTTTTTTTATTTTATGTATTTTGGATGTTAATAATGCTGTTTTTTTTAAAGAAAAATATTTTTTTAAAATTTTTAATGTTTTTTTTATCTTTTCAGAAATTTTTTTTTTTTTATTGTATCCTGAAATTATTAAAACTATTTCTCCTTTACAAATTATTTTATTTTTCTTATATTTATTAAATATATAAGAAATTTTATTACAATAAATTGATTCCCAATATTTAGTTAATTCTCTTGCTATTGTTATTTTTCTATTTTCTCCAAATTCTTTTAATAATTCTTTTAAACTTTTTTTAATTCTACGCGCAGTTTCAAAGAAAATTATTGTTCTTTCTTCGAATTTTAAAGATTTTATTTTTTTTATACGTTCTTTTTTTTTAGATGGAATGAATCCTTCAAAACAAAATCGGTTTGATGGAATACCGGAAGCACTTAAAGCAGTAATAATTGAACACGCACCTGGTAAAGGAATAATTTTAATTTTTTTGAAATGACATTCTCGAATGAGTAAAAATCCTGGATCATTAATAGTAGGTGTTCCAGCTTCTGATACTAAGGCGATATTTTTTTTTTTTAAAAGATTAGAGATAATTTTTTTTATATTTTTAAATTCATTATGTTGATGTAAAGATATTATTGGTTTTTTGATATTAAAGTTATTTAATAATCTTAATGTTTTTTTATAATTTTCTGATGCTATATAATCAATTTTTTTTAATGTTTCTATTGCTCTATAAGTTATATCAGATATGTTTCCTATTGGTGTTGGTACAATAAAAAGATTTCCAAAATTTTTTATCATTTTTATTTAAGATATTTTATTTTTTATAAAATTATATCATATTTGTATAAATGTATTTTTTTGTTGTTTAAAAATATAAAAAATATTAGGAATTATATGAAAAGAGTTGTAGTTACTGGTTTGGGAGTATTATCTAATATAGGAAAAAACAAAAAAACTGTTTTAAAATCTTTAAAAAATGGACGATCAGGAATTATTTTTTCAGAAGAAATGCAAAAAATAGGAATGAAAAGTAATGTTTGGGGTAAAATAAATTTTAATTATCAAAAGATTCTACAAAAAAAAATATTTAAATATATGAATACGGAAACTATGTATGCATATTTTGCTATGAAAAATGCTTTAAAAGATTCTCGATTAAAAAAAAATGAATATCAAGAAAATGAAAAAGTTGGGATAATTGTCGGAACAGGTTTTTGTTCTGCAAGAAACAATTTTTTAGAATTTAAAAAAAATATTTTTTATAAAAAAAATATTTTTGATGAAAATTTTGATAATTTAGATATTTATTATTTATTTAAAGTTATGAATTCTAGTGTTTCTGCTTGTTTATCTACTTGTTTTAAAATTCATGGATTAAGTTATTCGATTAGTTCAGCTTGTGCAACATCAGCTAATTGTGTTGGTCATGCATATGAATTAATTAAATCTGGGCAACAAGATATAATTTTTGCCGGAGGATCAGAAGCATTGACATTAGATACTGCTTATTCTTTTGATCTGATTAATGCTCTTTCAAGTAAATATAATAATTTTCCAAAGAATGCTTCTCGTGTTTATGATATGAATCGTGATGGATTTGTTATATCTGAAGGGAGTGGAATAATTGTTTTAGAAGAATTAGATTCTGCTTTATTAAGAAAAGCGCATATTTATGGAGAAATTATATCATATAGTTCTAATTCTAATGGAAGTAGTATGTTTTTTCCTTCGGAAAAAGGAATAATTAGATGTATTAAAAATGCTATTGGTTCGAAATTTATGAAAATAGATTGTATTAATGTGCATGCAACTTCTACAAAAATCGGAGATATTATCGAATTAAATGCTATAAAAAAAGTTTTTAGAAATAAATATTTACCTTTAATTTCATCAACAAAATCTATGACAGGCCATTCTTTAGGAGCTTCTGGATCACATGAAATAATTTTTTTGTTATTAATGTTAGAAAATAATTTTATTGCTCCAAGCATTAATATAGAAAATTTAGATCCAAAAATTAAAGATATTAAAATTATAACTCAATATTACAAAATTTTTTTAAAAACAGTTATGTTAATTAGTTTAGGATTTGGAGGTGTTAATACTGTTTTGATTTTTAAAAAATTTAAAAATAAAAAATGATTTTTTTTAAAAAATATAATTATTAAAATAAGTTAATATATAATATTATAATGTTTTTTATTTTTTAATTAAAGGTGAATTTATTTTATGAATCA
Above is a window of Buchnera aphidicola (Sipha maydis) DNA encoding:
- the pmbA gene encoding metalloprotease PmbA, producing the protein MYELKDILKDEQTLKKIIFQALFELQGKVDDSHICIQKTYNNIITVRNGLTEYIEFSDDIFFSITVYLNHRKGTVTSTDISIKSLKRTINSAIEIAKLTSPDYNSGLPKFNLFSYEALDLDLFHLSILDLKDGVKLARLTEKYALNFDKRIINTEGSCFSSSIKITAFGNTKGIVQTYKSSEYSLSVCTISQERHSKKKERDYYYSISRKFNDLKSPKYIGNKCSERALMRLNSHKISTQKLSVIFISDISSEIFDCLAQAIQGDKVYKKSTFLLNSLQKVIFPVWLNIFENPHIKRGLYSAPFDNEGTLTKPRFIVKNGVLQTWLLNSYSARKLNLQNTGHAGGIYNWIFLQKNNIALEFLLQKMNFGLVITDFMGDGFNLVNGDFSRGASGYLIENGTFKHAISEITVSGNLKEIYKNIVCMSNDYDRRKSIQSGSILISEINISGM
- a CDS encoding flagellar biosynthetic protein FliR, with protein sequence MQNSYNLIVLINIIFFLSIRVFFIFYSIPFFNKYLNLYIKVYLSVLLSFVTVFYIPSCSLLFPHRSGLIVFFVQIFVGTFFGLCVNLIFSITHIAGEISGLQTGLSFFNFFDNTNRTNFPVLSRFFNILFIFIFLSLNGHFWIIMMLVKSFYIFPFDCEFVYSRIILSGFQLFEVVFFSGIQMIFPFILILLCINLIIYYLNKIFPQVLIYSVLFPITSIVVILLLYLSIYYFIPFLKIYCDKMFVLTFDFI
- a CDS encoding beta-ketoacyl synthase N-terminal-like domain-containing protein, with the translated sequence MKRVVVTGLGVLSNIGKNKKTVLKSLKNGRSGIIFSEEMQKIGMKSNVWGKINFNYQKILQKKIFKYMNTETMYAYFAMKNALKDSRLKKNEYQENEKVGIIVGTGFCSARNNFLEFKKNIFYKKNIFDENFDNLDIYYLFKVMNSSVSACLSTCFKIHGLSYSISSACATSANCVGHAYELIKSGQQDIIFAGGSEALTLDTAYSFDLINALSSKYNNFPKNASRVYDMNRDGFVISEGSGIIVLEELDSALLRKAHIYGEIISYSSNSNGSSMFFPSEKGIIRCIKNAIGSKFMKIDCINVHATSTKIGDIIELNAIKKVFRNKYLPLISSTKSMTGHSLGASGSHEIIFLLLMLENNFIAPSINIENLDPKIKDIKIITQYYKIFLKTVMLISLGFGGVNTVLIFKKFKNKK
- a CDS encoding flagellar biosynthetic protein FliQ; translated protein: MFMKNVFLDAIKILFLLSCPLLFSVFFVAVIISTLQAATQINEQTLSFIPKIITVFIILFFFGPWMIDVLIQYINSLFKSIIYIIAE
- the rpmG gene encoding 50S ribosomal protein L33, coding for MAKKIREKIKLISSLNTGHYYTTTKNKRNTTKKLELKKYDPIAKKRTIYKEYKIK
- the rsmI gene encoding 16S rRNA (cytidine(1402)-2'-O)-methyltransferase; translated protein: MIKNFGNLFIVPTPIGNISDITYRAIETLKKIDYIASENYKKTLRLLNNFNIKKPIISLHQHNEFKNIKKIISNLLKKKNIALVSEAGTPTINDPGFLLIRECHFKKIKIIPLPGACSIITALSASGIPSNRFCFEGFIPSKKKERIKKIKSLKFEERTIIFFETARRIKKSLKELLKEFGENRKITIARELTKYWESIYCNKISYIFNKYKKNKIICKGEIVLIISGYNKKKKISEKIKKTLKILKKYFSLKKTALLTSKIHKIKKNSLYKYLLKKQNNDKNKKLL
- the rpmB gene encoding 50S ribosomal protein L28, whose translation is MPKICQITGKKSLFGNKKSHSLNTTRRKFNINLKTHKFWIAKKKKFIKLKLSTRAIRIINKKSIEKVLQENKIKQLK
- the ppa gene encoding inorganic diphosphatase, with protein sequence MNINKIPSGKKIPEKIYVIIEIQANSYPIKYEINKKNNMLFVDRIIPTAMFYPCNYGFINKTLSLDEDPLDALVITSYPLLPYSVIECRPIGMLNMQDESGFDHKIICVPTNNVCKKNKKIKEVKDLSKNLLKKIEHFFECYKKLEKEKWTKIIKWENAKHAKKEILLSVKRYSQNTR